A single genomic interval of Bradyrhizobium japonicum USDA 6 harbors:
- a CDS encoding AMP-binding protein, producing MSGSAAAVMTKPAFRKVEWLARDIDVERRGDGTVVLKSRIPLQAYETHLPASLAKWARQAPERIWLAQRCGANREWRKVSYGEAKRTVDALTQALLNLRLDGRPVTILSGNSIEHALMTQAAMQARSPAAPVSPAYSLMSHDHVKLKYLFDLIKPAVVMVQDGPTFEKALNALDLTGATVVHVARPCDGITSVSFAELAATSVTADVEASIAKITPQTVGKLLFTSGSTGMPKAVINTQEMMCANAAMMMQVRPRDPSGPISTMLDWMPWNHTMGGNAAFHPVLVDGGTLYIDDGRPMPGQFEETLRNLREISPTYYANVPAGYAALAAAMEKDDALCRSFFKNLSIMAYGGARLPDDLYERMQALAVKTTGERIVFYTGWGSTETAPTSTGTYWDTERVGLIGLPFPGVELKMVPCDSKYELRLRGVNVTPGYFGQPDLTKKMFDEEGFYCIGDAGIFVDDADPVKGIIFAGRVVEDFKLTTGTFVHVGSLRTDAIAAATPVVHDALVAGQDQCSIGLLAWPNLHACRQLAGNPDLSFEDAVKHPEVIACFRRGLEAHNAECGGASSRAIARAMLMAEPPSIDGNELTDKGYINQRAGLERRAALVQRLYADKPDQDVIVLR from the coding sequence ATGAGTGGAAGCGCGGCGGCCGTGATGACGAAGCCCGCCTTTCGCAAGGTGGAGTGGCTGGCGCGCGACATCGACGTCGAGCGCCGCGGCGACGGCACGGTGGTGCTGAAGTCGCGCATTCCGCTGCAAGCCTACGAGACGCATCTTCCGGCCTCGCTGGCGAAATGGGCGAGGCAAGCGCCTGAGCGCATCTGGCTCGCGCAGCGCTGTGGAGCGAACCGCGAATGGCGCAAGGTCTCCTACGGCGAGGCCAAGCGTACCGTGGATGCGCTGACGCAGGCGCTGCTCAATCTCAGGCTCGACGGACGCCCGGTGACCATTCTCTCCGGCAACTCGATCGAGCATGCGCTGATGACGCAGGCCGCGATGCAGGCGCGCTCGCCGGCGGCCCCGGTGTCGCCGGCCTACTCCCTGATGAGCCATGATCACGTCAAGCTGAAATATCTGTTCGACCTGATCAAGCCGGCCGTGGTGATGGTGCAGGACGGCCCGACCTTCGAGAAGGCGCTGAACGCACTCGACCTCACCGGAGCCACCGTCGTTCACGTTGCGCGTCCCTGCGACGGCATCACGAGCGTCAGCTTTGCCGAGCTCGCGGCGACGTCCGTGACCGCCGATGTCGAAGCATCGATCGCGAAGATCACGCCGCAGACCGTGGGCAAACTGTTGTTCACCTCCGGCTCGACCGGCATGCCCAAGGCGGTCATCAACACGCAAGAGATGATGTGCGCCAATGCGGCGATGATGATGCAGGTGCGGCCGCGCGATCCCAGCGGTCCGATCTCGACCATGCTGGACTGGATGCCATGGAACCACACCATGGGCGGTAACGCGGCGTTTCACCCGGTGCTGGTCGATGGTGGCACGCTCTATATCGATGACGGCCGGCCGATGCCGGGCCAGTTCGAGGAGACGCTGCGGAATCTGCGCGAGATCTCACCGACCTATTACGCCAATGTGCCGGCCGGCTATGCCGCGCTCGCGGCGGCCATGGAGAAGGACGATGCGCTGTGCCGCTCGTTCTTCAAGAACCTCTCGATCATGGCCTATGGCGGCGCGCGCCTGCCCGACGATCTCTATGAGCGCATGCAGGCCCTCGCCGTGAAGACGACCGGCGAGCGCATCGTGTTCTACACCGGCTGGGGCTCGACCGAGACGGCGCCGACCTCGACCGGCACCTATTGGGACACCGAGCGCGTCGGCCTGATTGGCCTGCCGTTCCCCGGCGTCGAATTGAAGATGGTGCCGTGCGACTCGAAATACGAATTGCGCCTGCGCGGCGTCAACGTCACGCCCGGCTATTTTGGTCAGCCAGACCTGACGAAGAAGATGTTCGACGAAGAAGGTTTCTACTGCATCGGCGATGCCGGCATCTTCGTCGACGATGCCGATCCGGTGAAGGGCATCATCTTTGCTGGGCGTGTCGTCGAAGACTTCAAGCTCACCACTGGTACCTTCGTGCATGTCGGGTCGCTCCGCACCGATGCGATTGCCGCGGCGACGCCCGTTGTGCATGACGCGTTGGTTGCGGGACAGGATCAATGCTCGATCGGTCTGCTGGCCTGGCCCAATCTGCATGCGTGTCGCCAGCTGGCCGGCAATCCCGATCTGAGCTTCGAGGACGCCGTGAAGCATCCTGAGGTGATCGCCTGCTTCAGACGCGGCCTCGAAGCACACAATGCGGAATGTGGCGGCGCCAGCAGCCGCGCTATCGCGCGCGCAATGCTGATGGCCGAGCCGCCCTCCATCGACGGCAATGAGCTCACCGACAAGGGCTACATCAACCAGCGCGCCGGCCTGGAACGCCGCGCGGCGTTGGTGCAGCGACTTTATGCCGACAAGCCGGATCAGGACGTGATCGTGCTGCGATGA
- a CDS encoding enoyl-CoA hydratase/isomerase family protein, producing the protein MSQPLLIEHNDGVDTVTLNRPESLNALDPALIEALNVYFQGLQRNRDTRVVVLRGAGKNFCAGLDLKAAMARRVGQQELPGVTETLDSQRRIADIVMLMRRCPQPIISLVQGAAAGGGFALALASDIRIATKSARMNCAFIKLGLGGCDIGTSYFLPRLVGVSVASELILTGRFIGAERALAVGLVSEVVDEDKLDEAAEPYVDAMMTASPVGLRLSKECLNMSVDAGALESVIAMEDRNQVLCSRSEEFSEGVRAFLEKRKPVYIRR; encoded by the coding sequence ATGTCCCAACCGCTGCTGATCGAGCACAACGACGGCGTCGACACGGTGACGCTCAATCGTCCTGAAAGCCTCAACGCGCTCGATCCCGCGCTGATCGAGGCGCTCAACGTCTATTTCCAGGGCCTCCAGCGCAACCGCGACACGCGCGTCGTCGTGCTGCGCGGCGCCGGCAAGAATTTTTGCGCCGGCCTCGACCTCAAGGCGGCGATGGCCCGCCGTGTCGGGCAGCAGGAACTACCCGGCGTCACCGAGACGCTCGACTCGCAGCGCCGCATCGCCGACATCGTGATGCTGATGCGGCGTTGTCCGCAGCCGATCATCTCGCTGGTGCAGGGCGCGGCGGCCGGCGGCGGGTTCGCGCTGGCACTTGCCTCCGATATCCGCATCGCGACAAAGTCGGCGCGGATGAACTGTGCCTTCATCAAGCTTGGCCTTGGCGGCTGCGATATCGGTACCAGCTACTTTCTGCCGCGGCTCGTCGGCGTCTCCGTCGCATCCGAATTGATCCTCACCGGGCGCTTCATCGGCGCGGAGCGTGCGCTCGCGGTCGGGCTCGTCTCGGAAGTCGTCGACGAAGACAAACTCGACGAAGCCGCTGAACCTTACGTCGATGCGATGATGACGGCCTCGCCCGTGGGGCTGCGCCTGTCAAAAGAATGTCTCAACATGAGCGTCGATGCGGGGGCGCTGGAATCCGTGATCGCGATGGAGGACCGCAACCAGGTCTTGTGCAGCCGCTCCGAGGAATTTTCGGAAGGCGTCAGGGCCTTCCTTGAGAAGCGAAAGCCTGTCTATATCAGGCGCTGA
- a CDS encoding acetyl-CoA C-acetyltransferase, translated as MAEAYIVAAARTAGGRKGGRLAGWHPADLAAKVLDELVDRTKVDPALVEDVIMGCVMQVGEQSNNVARNAIMASKLPESVPGTSIDRQCGSSQQALHFAAQAVMSGTMDVVIAAGVESMTRVPMGLSSQLPAKNGFGNYKSPGIEAKYPNIVFSQFTGAEMMAEKYGLSKDDLDEYSFNSHQRAIAATQAGHFKKEIVPLEITRADGSKDTHHIDEGIRFDATLDGIKGVKLIAENGKLTAASASQICDGASGVMVVNERGLKQLGLTPLARIHHMTMTGGDPVIMLDAPLHATKRALEKAGMKVDDIDLFEVNEAFASVPTGWLKTTGADPSRLNVNGGAIALGHPLGGSGTKLMTTLVHALHQRGKRYGLQTMCEGGGMANVTIVERL; from the coding sequence ATGGCCGAGGCTTACATCGTCGCCGCTGCGCGTACCGCGGGCGGGCGCAAGGGGGGCCGCCTCGCCGGCTGGCATCCGGCCGATCTCGCCGCCAAGGTGCTGGACGAGCTGGTCGATCGCACCAAGGTCGATCCCGCCCTGGTCGAGGACGTGATCATGGGCTGCGTCATGCAGGTCGGTGAGCAGTCCAACAACGTCGCGCGCAACGCGATCATGGCCTCGAAGCTGCCGGAGAGCGTTCCGGGCACCTCGATAGACCGCCAGTGCGGCTCCTCGCAGCAGGCGCTGCACTTCGCGGCGCAAGCCGTGATGTCCGGCACGATGGACGTGGTGATCGCCGCCGGCGTGGAATCGATGACGCGCGTGCCGATGGGCCTGTCCTCGCAGCTTCCGGCCAAGAACGGCTTTGGCAACTACAAGAGCCCGGGCATCGAGGCGAAGTATCCGAACATCGTGTTCAGCCAGTTCACCGGCGCGGAGATGATGGCGGAGAAGTACGGGCTGTCGAAGGATGATCTCGACGAATACTCCTTCAACAGTCATCAGCGCGCGATCGCGGCGACGCAAGCCGGCCACTTCAAGAAGGAGATCGTGCCGCTCGAGATCACCCGCGCCGACGGCAGCAAAGACACCCACCACATCGACGAGGGCATCCGCTTCGACGCCACGCTCGACGGCATCAAGGGCGTCAAGCTGATCGCCGAGAACGGCAAGCTCACCGCGGCCAGCGCCAGCCAGATCTGCGACGGCGCTTCCGGCGTGATGGTGGTGAACGAGCGCGGCCTCAAGCAGCTCGGCCTCACGCCGCTGGCGCGAATCCATCACATGACCATGACCGGCGGCGATCCCGTCATCATGCTCGATGCTCCGCTGCACGCCACCAAGCGCGCACTGGAGAAGGCCGGCATGAAGGTCGACGACATCGATCTGTTCGAAGTCAACGAGGCCTTCGCCTCGGTGCCGACCGGCTGGCTCAAGACCACCGGCGCCGATCCGTCCCGCCTCAACGTCAACGGCGGCGCCATCGCGCTCGGCCATCCGCTCGGCGGCTCCGGCACCAAGCTGATGACGACGCTGGTCCACGCCCTGCACCAGCGCGGTAAGCGCTATGGCCTGCAGACCATGTGCGAAGGCGGCGGCATGGCCAACGTGACGATCGTGGAGCGGCTGTAA
- a CDS encoding acyl-CoA dehydrogenase family protein — protein MNFDFSDDQKQLRDQARKFLAEKCSPKAVRVVLDGKTPYDKDLWKGLAEMGFLGVAIPEEFGGAGAGHLELCVIAEEMGRANAPVPFSSTVYLAAEALLIAGSDAQKKKWLPAIASGEAIGTLALFEGKGNPSPKNVKLIAANGVLNGVKKPVADGAIADFAVVAARTGSSGRDGDISLFLVDLKTGGVEVKNLTNLDPTRGQAEITFKDCKAEPLGAAGEGWSILTQVLDRAAVLCAFEQVGGSDRALEMGRDYALDRIAFGRQIGSFQAVKHMLADMYVSATLARSNSYYGAWALSTNAAELPEAAAAARISATQAFQHCAKNNIQVHGGMGFTWEFDCHMYYRRANAMALGLGSLSYWEDQLIDRMRKKNAA, from the coding sequence ATGAACTTCGATTTCTCCGACGACCAGAAACAGCTCCGCGACCAGGCGCGCAAGTTCCTCGCCGAGAAGTGCTCGCCCAAGGCGGTCCGCGTCGTGCTCGACGGCAAGACTCCTTACGACAAGGACCTGTGGAAGGGCCTCGCCGAGATGGGTTTTCTCGGCGTCGCAATCCCCGAGGAGTTCGGCGGCGCTGGCGCGGGCCATCTCGAGCTCTGCGTGATCGCGGAAGAGATGGGCCGGGCCAATGCGCCTGTGCCGTTTTCCTCGACGGTGTATCTTGCCGCCGAAGCGCTGTTGATCGCGGGCAGTGACGCACAGAAGAAGAAATGGCTGCCGGCGATCGCCTCGGGCGAGGCGATCGGCACGCTGGCGCTGTTCGAGGGCAAGGGCAATCCGTCGCCGAAGAACGTCAAGCTCATCGCCGCGAACGGCGTGCTCAACGGCGTCAAGAAGCCGGTCGCCGATGGTGCGATCGCCGACTTCGCTGTCGTCGCCGCGCGCACCGGATCGAGCGGTCGCGACGGCGACATCTCGCTGTTCCTCGTCGACCTCAAGACCGGTGGCGTCGAGGTGAAAAACCTCACCAATCTCGATCCGACCCGCGGGCAGGCCGAGATCACCTTCAAAGACTGCAAGGCGGAGCCGCTCGGCGCTGCCGGCGAGGGCTGGAGCATTTTGACCCAGGTGCTCGACCGCGCCGCGGTGCTGTGCGCGTTCGAGCAGGTCGGCGGCTCCGACCGCGCGCTGGAGATGGGCCGCGACTACGCGCTCGACCGCATCGCCTTCGGCCGCCAGATCGGCTCGTTCCAGGCGGTCAAGCACATGCTCGCGGACATGTATGTGTCGGCGACGCTGGCGCGCTCCAACAGCTATTACGGCGCCTGGGCGCTCTCGACCAACGCGGCCGAGCTGCCGGAAGCCGCAGCCGCCGCGCGCATCAGCGCGACGCAGGCGTTCCAGCACTGCGCCAAGAACAACATCCAGGTTCACGGCGGCATGGGTTTCACCTGGGAGTTCGACTGCCACATGTACTACCGCCGCGCCAACGCCATGGCGCTGGGGCTCGGCAGCCTGTCCTACTGGGAAGACCAGTTGATCGACCGCATGCGCAAGAAGAACGCGGCGTAA
- a CDS encoding TetR family transcriptional regulator, producing the protein MIERSSIEISLSDIAQKSGANAALVKYHFGNKDGLLLALLARDAATEMSNLEYLLAQPITSTAKLKLHIAGIIRAYYRFPYMNRLIHYLLHETNAGSADEVSKFFVAPLLDFHRRLLAEGISRGEFRATDPVLFYTSLIGACDHLFFGRHAMSRATGVGPVTDDVCRQYIKHMETLICGGILTQAGEAAAAG; encoded by the coding sequence ATGATCGAACGCTCCTCGATCGAGATCTCGCTCTCCGACATCGCCCAGAAGTCGGGCGCCAATGCCGCGCTGGTCAAATATCATTTCGGCAACAAGGACGGCCTCTTGCTGGCGCTGCTCGCGCGCGATGCCGCGACCGAGATGTCCAACCTGGAATATCTGCTGGCGCAACCGATCACATCGACGGCGAAGCTGAAGCTGCACATCGCCGGCATCATCCGCGCCTATTACCGGTTCCCCTACATGAACCGGCTGATCCACTACCTGCTGCATGAGACCAATGCGGGCTCTGCCGACGAAGTCTCAAAGTTCTTCGTCGCGCCGCTGCTTGATTTCCATCGCCGCCTGCTCGCTGAGGGCATCAGCCGCGGCGAGTTCCGCGCCACCGATCCAGTGCTGTTCTACACCAGCCTGATCGGCGCCTGCGATCACCTGTTCTTCGGCCGGCACGCGATGTCTCGCGCGACCGGCGTCGGTCCGGTCACCGATGACGTCTGCCGGCAATACATCAAGCACATGGAAACGCTGATCTGCGGCGGCATCCTCACGCAAGCCGGGGAAGCGGCCGCGGCCGGATAA
- a CDS encoding SDR family NAD(P)-dependent oxidoreductase: MELKDVAVLITGGGSGLGEATARAMAAKGARIGVIDQNKDNAEKVAAEVKGVALHADVTSEEQIKAAIAKAEAAHGVARVLMNCAGIGGSQRIVGRDGVYPLEKFARIINVNLIGTFNCLRLFAERLVTIEPVGEERGVIINTASVAAYEGQIGQIAYSASKGGVVGLTLPAARDLASQKIRVNTIAPGLFFTPLLMGLNEEARKSLGAQVPHPSRLGDAKEYGALAVHIVENAMLNGETIRLDGAIRMAPR; encoded by the coding sequence ATGGAGTTGAAAGACGTAGCCGTTCTCATCACCGGCGGTGGTTCGGGCCTCGGTGAGGCCACCGCCCGCGCCATGGCGGCCAAGGGCGCCAGGATCGGCGTGATCGACCAGAACAAGGACAACGCCGAGAAAGTCGCCGCCGAGGTGAAGGGCGTAGCCCTCCATGCCGACGTCACCAGCGAAGAGCAGATCAAGGCGGCGATCGCGAAGGCGGAAGCCGCGCACGGCGTCGCCCGCGTACTGATGAACTGCGCTGGCATCGGCGGCTCGCAGCGCATCGTCGGCCGCGACGGCGTCTATCCGCTCGAAAAGTTCGCGCGCATCATCAACGTCAACCTGATCGGCACCTTCAACTGCCTGCGCCTGTTCGCCGAGCGCCTCGTCACGATCGAGCCGGTCGGCGAAGAGCGCGGCGTCATCATCAACACGGCTTCGGTGGCCGCCTATGAAGGTCAGATCGGCCAGATCGCCTATTCGGCCTCGAAGGGCGGCGTCGTCGGCCTGACCCTGCCGGCCGCGCGCGACCTCGCCAGCCAGAAGATCCGCGTCAACACCATCGCGCCCGGCCTGTTCTTCACGCCGTTGCTGATGGGTCTGAACGAGGAAGCCCGCAAGAGCCTGGGCGCCCAGGTGCCGCATCCCTCGCGCCTCGGCGATGCCAAGGAATACGGCGCGCTCGCGGTGCATATCGTCGAGAACGCGATGCTCAACGGCGAGACCATCCGTCTCGACGGCGCCATCCGTATGGCTCCGCGGTAG
- a CDS encoding acyl-CoA synthetase — translation MTHPSIYASTTPDKIAYQMAGTGKAITYRELDELSNQGANLFRSLGLKAGDHIALLMENRLAFMEICWAAQRSGLYYTAISRYLKQDEIDYIIGDCGAKVVITTPKCADQIKALIKGTAGEPIFYMVDEPQSGFRSYDKEASAQPTTPIADEVAGYDMLYSSGTTGRPKGIKKAFEGNKIDVPNAFLRVLCADMCGMNAESTYLSPAPLYHAAPLRFNMMAIVLGGTSIIMEHFDAEDFLKLVEKYKVTQSQLVPTMFVRMLKLPDEVRAKYNVSTLKGAIHAAAPCPVDVKAKMIEWWGPILIEYYAGSEGNGVTVCNSQQWLEHRGSVGRAVVGKIKILDENDEEQPTGEIGTVYFADAPVFTYHNDPEKTKKAYNAKGWSTLGDVGYLDKDGFLFLTDRKSYMIISGGVNIYPQETEDVLITHPEIADVAVFGVPNEEMGEEVKAVVQPHDMSRAGKALEADLIAYCKTRLSAIKCPRSIDFEAELPRTPTGKLVKRHLRDRYWPKTAAKI, via the coding sequence ATGACCCATCCCTCCATCTACGCCAGCACGACGCCCGACAAGATCGCCTACCAGATGGCCGGGACCGGCAAGGCGATCACCTATCGCGAGCTCGACGAGCTCTCGAACCAGGGCGCGAACCTGTTCCGCTCGCTCGGCCTGAAGGCCGGCGACCACATCGCGCTCTTGATGGAAAACCGTCTCGCGTTCATGGAGATCTGCTGGGCGGCGCAACGCAGCGGGCTCTATTACACCGCCATCAGCCGCTATCTGAAGCAGGACGAGATCGACTACATCATCGGCGATTGCGGCGCCAAGGTCGTGATCACCACGCCGAAATGCGCCGACCAGATCAAGGCCCTGATCAAGGGGACCGCGGGCGAGCCGATCTTCTACATGGTCGACGAGCCCCAGTCCGGCTTCCGCTCCTACGACAAGGAAGCGTCCGCACAGCCGACAACGCCGATCGCGGACGAAGTCGCCGGCTACGACATGCTGTATTCGTCGGGCACCACCGGCCGTCCGAAGGGCATCAAGAAAGCGTTCGAGGGCAACAAGATCGACGTGCCGAACGCCTTCCTGCGCGTGCTCTGCGCCGACATGTGCGGCATGAATGCGGAGAGCACCTATCTCTCGCCGGCGCCGCTCTATCACGCGGCCCCGCTGCGCTTCAACATGATGGCGATCGTGCTCGGCGGCACCTCCATCATCATGGAACACTTTGACGCCGAGGATTTTCTCAAGCTGGTCGAAAAATACAAGGTCACCCAGTCACAGCTGGTGCCGACCATGTTCGTGCGCATGCTGAAGCTGCCGGACGAGGTCCGCGCCAAGTACAACGTCTCGACGCTGAAGGGCGCGATCCACGCCGCTGCCCCCTGCCCCGTCGACGTCAAAGCCAAGATGATCGAATGGTGGGGACCGATCCTGATCGAGTATTACGCCGGCTCCGAAGGCAACGGCGTCACCGTCTGCAATTCGCAGCAATGGCTGGAGCATCGCGGCAGCGTCGGCCGCGCCGTGGTCGGCAAGATCAAGATCCTGGACGAGAACGACGAGGAGCAGCCGACGGGCGAGATCGGCACGGTCTATTTCGCCGATGCGCCGGTTTTCACCTATCACAACGATCCTGAGAAGACGAAGAAGGCCTACAACGCCAAGGGATGGTCGACGCTCGGCGACGTCGGCTATCTCGACAAGGACGGCTTCCTGTTCCTCACCGACCGCAAGTCCTACATGATCATCTCGGGCGGGGTGAACATCTACCCGCAGGAGACCGAGGACGTTCTCATCACCCACCCCGAGATCGCCGACGTCGCCGTGTTCGGCGTGCCGAACGAGGAGATGGGCGAAGAGGTGAAGGCGGTGGTGCAGCCGCACGACATGAGCCGCGCCGGCAAGGCTCTGGAGGCAGACCTGATCGCCTACTGCAAGACACGTCTTTCGGCGATCAAATGCCCGCGCTCGATCGATTTCGAAGCCGAGCTGCCGCGCACGCCGACGGGCAAGCTGGTAAAGCGGCATCTGCGCGACCGGTACTGGCCGAAGACGGCGGCGAAGATCTAG
- a CDS encoding methylated-DNA--[protein]-cysteine S-methyltransferase, translating into MTDQHFALFDTSIGLCAIAWSPRGINGTQLPMGGEDKIRTRISQRHADASEAEPTAEVREAIDRITKLLAGEPDDLTDIPLDLEGVPEFNRGVYEIARAIPPGKTITYGDIAKQLGGVQLSRDVGQALGRNPCPIVVPCHRVLAAGNKPGGFSANGGVVTKLKMLEIEGALVNHTPSLFD; encoded by the coding sequence ATGACCGACCAGCATTTTGCCCTGTTCGACACCAGCATCGGCCTTTGCGCCATCGCCTGGAGCCCGCGCGGCATCAACGGCACGCAACTGCCCATGGGCGGCGAGGACAAGATCCGCACCCGCATCAGCCAGCGCCACGCTGACGCCAGCGAGGCCGAGCCGACCGCCGAGGTGCGAGAGGCGATCGATCGCATCACAAAACTGCTCGCGGGCGAGCCGGACGATCTCACCGACATCCCGCTCGACCTCGAGGGCGTGCCCGAGTTCAACCGCGGCGTCTACGAGATCGCCCGCGCCATCCCGCCGGGCAAGACCATCACCTATGGCGATATCGCCAAGCAGCTCGGCGGCGTGCAGCTGTCCCGCGACGTCGGCCAGGCCCTCGGCCGCAACCCGTGCCCGATCGTCGTGCCCTGCCATCGCGTGCTGGCGGCCGGCAACAAGCCCGGCGGCTTCTCGGCGAATGGCGGCGTGGTGACGAAGTTGAAGATGCTCGAGATCGAAGGCGCGCTGGTGAACCACACGCCGAGTTTGTTTGATTGA
- a CDS encoding acyl-CoA dehydrogenase, with protein sequence MNFDDTPQEAEFRATARAWIGANAPKQYEEELRKSSLGRTQLKNANILEVAKAWQKKKADAGWACLHWPKEYGGRGSSPIERVIWQQEEGPFGQLSRMFIIGHGMCGPTMMAFAREEHKRTYLPPLASGEKVWCQLFSEPAGGSDVAGLRTRAEKDGDDWVINGQKIWTSGAHYSDYGILLTRTDPTVPKHKGLTMFFLDMKSPGVEVRPIKQASGASDFNEVYFTNVRIPDHQRLGEVGDGWNVSLTTLMNERSAIGAAVSTGFPELFEHCSSLMLDDGPAIEDRAVRSKLANWAVKASGLKYTSMRAISALSKGERPGPENSIGKLVAGSMIQDVATYALDLQGASGVVSGEDGELAGRFQAMLLRAPGTRVEGGTDEIMRNIIAERVLGLPGDIRVDKDVPFNKIPTKGR encoded by the coding sequence ATGAACTTCGACGACACCCCGCAGGAAGCCGAATTCCGCGCCACAGCCCGCGCCTGGATCGGTGCGAACGCGCCGAAGCAATACGAGGAGGAGCTGCGCAAATCCTCGCTCGGCCGCACCCAGCTCAAGAACGCCAATATTCTCGAGGTCGCCAAGGCCTGGCAGAAGAAGAAAGCCGATGCCGGCTGGGCCTGCCTGCACTGGCCGAAGGAGTATGGCGGCCGCGGCTCGTCGCCGATCGAACGCGTGATCTGGCAGCAGGAAGAGGGGCCGTTCGGCCAGCTCTCCCGCATGTTCATCATCGGCCACGGCATGTGCGGGCCGACCATGATGGCGTTCGCGCGCGAGGAGCATAAGCGTACCTATCTGCCGCCGCTCGCCTCCGGCGAAAAGGTCTGGTGCCAGCTGTTCTCCGAGCCGGCCGGCGGCTCGGACGTCGCGGGCCTGCGCACGCGCGCGGAGAAAGACGGCGACGACTGGGTGATCAACGGCCAGAAGATCTGGACGTCGGGGGCGCATTATTCCGACTACGGCATCCTGCTCACCCGCACCGATCCGACCGTGCCCAAGCACAAGGGCCTCACCATGTTCTTCCTGGACATGAAGAGCCCCGGCGTCGAGGTGCGGCCGATCAAGCAGGCGAGCGGCGCCTCCGACTTCAACGAGGTCTATTTCACCAATGTCCGCATTCCCGATCATCAGCGCCTCGGCGAGGTCGGTGACGGCTGGAACGTCTCGCTGACCACGCTGATGAACGAGCGCAGCGCGATCGGCGCGGCCGTCTCGACCGGCTTCCCGGAGCTGTTCGAACATTGCTCCAGCCTGATGCTCGATGACGGCCCGGCGATCGAGGACCGCGCGGTGCGCTCGAAGCTCGCGAACTGGGCGGTGAAGGCGAGCGGGCTGAAGTACACCAGCATGCGCGCGATCTCGGCGCTGTCGAAGGGCGAGCGCCCGGGTCCGGAGAATTCCATCGGCAAGCTGGTGGCGGGCTCGATGATCCAGGACGTCGCGACCTACGCGCTGGATCTGCAAGGTGCGAGCGGCGTCGTCAGCGGCGAGGATGGCGAGCTCGCCGGCCGTTTCCAGGCGATGCTCTTGCGCGCGCCCGGCACGCGCGTCGAAGGCGGTACCGACGAGATCATGCGCAACATCATCGCCGAGCGGGTGCTGGGCCTGCCCGGCGACATCCGTGTCGACAAGGACGTGCCGTTCAACAAGATCCCGACGAAGGGAAGATGA